From Girardinichthys multiradiatus isolate DD_20200921_A chromosome 3, DD_fGirMul_XY1, whole genome shotgun sequence, the proteins below share one genomic window:
- the LOC124866154 gene encoding CD209 antigen-like protein E: CDVLKLNCKNPVLHNHLLSVKKLFVYFAVASLPNSGVSKLDQLKSNQTALLEENNNLTNLNNKLTADFENLRIDHSNLTIRFDSLVEAFNVSESRIANLTTEKQKLESERRNLTEQIQNLETRWNKQNVSRAQWSIDEYCPKAKQRTCSPCPDGWLVFQSSCYLVNNAGTLHRKTWEEARKDCREKSSDLVVVFDESEKSFVNKNSWGSSQTEGYWIGLKAEGNKWKWLNGSNLTNNNWIPQNATDGQCVISTENPGWTSVQCNKRQQWICEKDALSV; this comes from the exons TGTGATGTGCTGAAATTAAACTGTAAAAATCCTGTGTTGCATAACCACTTATTATctgttaagaaattatttgtttattttgcagtTGCATCACTTCCTAATAGTGGCGTAAGCAAGCTGGACCAACTGAAATCCAACCAAACAGCTCTTTTGGAAGAAAACAACAATCTGACAAATCTCAACAACAAACTCACAGCAGACTTTGAAAACTTGAGGATAGATCACAGCAACCTGACCATTCGGTTTGACAGCCTCGTAGAAGCATTTAATGTCTCAGAAAGTAGGATAGCCAAcctgacaacagaaaaacagaagctgGAGTCAGAGAGGAGAAATCTTACTGAGCAAATACAAAATCTGGAGACAAGATGGAACAAGCAGAACGTCAGCCGTGCTCAGTGGAGCATTGATGAATACTGTCCCAAAGCAAAGC AACGCACATGCAGCCCTTGTCCTGATGGATGGCTTGTCTTCCAGTCCAGCTGCTATTTAGTAAACAACGCCGGGACTCTTCATAGGAAAACCTGGGAAGAAGCTCGAAAAGACTGCAGAGAAAAGAGTTCTGATCTGGTTGTTGTTTTTGATGAAAGTGAAAAG AGTTTTGTCAATAAAAACAGTTGGGGCAGCTCACAGACTGAAGGATACTGGATTGGCCTGAAAGCAGAAGGCAACAAATGGAAGTGGCTTAATGGAAGTAACCTGACTAACAA CAACTGGATTCCCCAGAATGCAACTGATGGTCAATGTGTTATTTCTACTGAAAACCCAGGATGGACATCAGTGCAGTGCAATAAAAGACAACAGTGGATCTGTGAAAAGGATGCTTTGTCTGTTTAA
- the capn7 gene encoding calpain-7 has protein sequence MDCTALELDGVTFAKTAVTYDQNAKYNEAVFYYKEAAQALIYAGMAGSKLEGLQDKVNEYLDRVQALHNAVQSQKSDPLKSRHQVDLERAHFLVTQAFEEDEKGNDDEAIELYTQAVELCIKTSNDSSDQTLQTKLKQLARQALDRAEGLKESQSKLNSAQSQDRTGPPGTKSSCGAGSGGPVRQFSPLGPDFSLHDRPQPQPIRAVQSSEPQGQRYTAEEIEVLRSTSTINGIAYVPFMSVDLKERFAFPVPFSDKTGKLALSPKQKAIFSRWVRPDEICNNPTMIMSVSSFSIKQTVVSDCSFVASLAISAAYERRYNKKLITSIIYPQNRRGEPEYNPCGKYMVKLHINGVPRKVIIDDYLPVDRNGELLCSYSSNRNELWVSLIEKAYMKVMGGYDFPGSNSNIDLHALTGWIPERIAMHSDNQSFNKQDTFRMLFQRFHRGDVLITTATGVMTEEEGERWGLVPTHAYAVLDIREYKGMRFLQLKNPWSHLRWKGRYCERDEKNWTPELLKYLNFDPKTAQKFDNGVFWIAWEDLCQYYDVIYLSWSPGLFKESSCIHSSWDGKQGPVKDVYSLANNPQYKLEAQCPAGGAAVWVLLTRHITDKDDFAQNREFITLVVYKTDGKKVYYPADPPPFIDGIRINSPHYLTKIKLTSAGTHTFTLVVSQYEKQNTINYTLRVYSGCKFTFAKIPNPFTHTKRINGQWKGLSAGGCGNYKDSYKNNPIYQINLERPGPLLVELRGSRQYSVGFEMVAVSTVGDPGPASFQKKNSGDYRCGFCYMELDLVPAGIYNVTPTTFLPKQEGPFFLDFASTSPLKVSQLQ, from the exons ATGGATTGTACGGCGCTGGAACTTGATGGCGTCACATTTGCCAAAACTGCTGTCACCTATGACCAGAATGCCAAATATAACGAGGCTGTGTTTTATTATAAG GAGGCAGCCCAGGCTCTGATCTATGCTGGCATGGCAGGGTCCAAACTGGAAGGGCTGCAGGACAAAGTGAATGAATACTTGGACCGGGTTCAAGCCCTCCACAATGCAG TCCAGTCCCAGAAGAGTGACCCGCTGAAATCCCGCCACCAGGTGGATCTGGAGCGTGCCCACTTCCTGGTTACCCAGGCCTTTGAGGAAGATGAGAAAGGGAACGATGATGAAGCTATAGAACTCTACACTCAGGCTGTGGAGCTGTGCATTAAGACG TCAAatgactcatcagaccaaactCTTCAGACGAAGCTGAAGCAGCTGGCTCGCCAAGCTTTGGACAG AGCTGAAGGTCTTAAAGAGTCGCAGTCCAAATTGAACTCAGCACAGTCTCAGGACAGAACAGGGCCTCCAGGAACAAAGTCCAGCTGTGGTGCTGGTTCTGGTGGACCGGTTCGTCAGTTTTCCCCCCTCGGGCCAGACTTCTCCCTCCACGACCGACCACAGCCTCAACCAATCAGGGCGGTCCAGTCTAGTGAGCCCCAGGGTCAGCGGTACACAGCTGAGGAGATCGAGGTCCTCAG GAGTACATCTACAATCAATGGTATTGCCTACGTGCCCTTCATGAGTGTGGACCTAAAGGAGCGATTTGCCTTCCCTGTACCTTTCTC gGACAAAACTGGGAAACTTGCTCTGTCACCCAAACAGAAAGCCATCTTCTCTCGCTGGGTTCGACCTGATGAGATCTGCAATAATCCCACCATGATCATGTCTGTGTCCAGCTTCAGCATCAAACAG ACGGTTGTCTCTGACTGTTCGTTTGTGGCCTCACTGGCCATCAGTGCAGCTTATGAGAGGCGCTACAACAAGAAACTCATCACCAG CATAATCTACCCTCAGAACAGGCGAGGGGAGCCGGAGTACAACCCCTGTGGAAAGTACATGGTCAAACTTCACATCAATGGGGTGCCCAGAAAG GTGATTATAGATGACTACCTGCCAGTGGATCGTAACGGGGAGCTGCTGTGCTCCTACTCCAGCAACCGGAATGAGCTCTGGGTTTCCCTGATAGAGAAGGCTTACATGAAGGTGATGGGTGGCTACGATTTCCCCGGCTCCAACTCG aaTATTGATCTACATGCACTCACCGGCTGGATCCCTGAGCGCATTGCTATGCACTCTGACAATCAGTCTTTCAACAAGCAAGACACCTTCCGCATGCTCTTCCAAAG ATTTCACAGGGGTGATGTTCTTATCACCACGGCAACGGGAGTGATGACTGAGGAGGAAGGGGAGAGATGGGGTTTAGTGCCCACACATGCCTATGCAGTTCTTGACATCAGGGAGTATAAG GGAATGCGTTTCCTGCAGCTGAAAAATCCATGGAGTCATCTGCGGTGGAAGGGGCGCTACTGCGAGCGAGATGAGAAAAACTGGACGCCAGAGCTCCTTAAATACCTCAACTTTGACCCCAAGACAGCACAGAAGTTTGACAATG GTGTTTTCTGGATTGCATGGGAGGATCTTTGTCAGTACTATGATGTCATCTATCTAAGCTGGAGCCCTGGACTGTTTAAGGAGTCCTCCTGTATTCACAG TAGCTGGGATGGAAAGCAGGGACCAGTTAAGGACGTTTACAGTCTTGCAAACAATCCTCAGTACAAGTTGGAGGCCCagtgtccagcagggggagccGCTGTGTGGGTGCTGCTCACCAGACACATCACTGACAAG GACGATTTTGCTCAAAACAGGGAGTTTATCACTCTGGTTGTTTACAAGACAGATGGCAAGAAGGTTTACTACCCGG CTGACCCTCCTCCTTTCATCGATGGTATCCGCATTAACAGCCCTCACTATCTGACCAAGATAAAGCTGACCTCTGCAGGAACACACACCTTCACACTAGTGGTTTCTCAGTATGAGAAGCAGAACACCATCAACTACACTCTGCGG GTGTACTCTGGATGCAAATTCACCTTCGCCAAGATCCCAAATCCCTTCACCCACACTAAAAGG ATCAACGGCCAGTGGAAAGGACTCAGCGCTGGGGGTTGTGGAAACTATAAGGACTCGTACAAAAACAACCCCATCTACCAAATAAACCTGGAACGGCCCGGCCCACTGCTGGTGGAGCTGCGTGGATCCAG GCAGTACAGTGTTGGGTTTGAGATGGTGGCCGTGTCGACGGTGGGGGATCCAGGACCGGCTTCCTTCCAGAAGAAGAACAGTGGAGATTACAG ATGCGGATTCTGCTACATGGAGCTGGACCTCGTCCCAGCAGGCATCTACAATGTCACCCCCACCACCTTCCTGCCCAAACAGGAAGGACCCTTCTTCTTGGACTTTGCCAGCACTTCACCTCTCAAGGTCTCCCAGCTCCAGTGA